Proteins found in one Eretmochelys imbricata isolate rEreImb1 chromosome 9, rEreImb1.hap1, whole genome shotgun sequence genomic segment:
- the LOC144270431 gene encoding TLR adapter interacting with SLC15A4 on the lysosome-like, whose translation MLAEGILTGIIYKERKQNIDKPHKCHINRKDEREPWKDHLIDTPAIKDFASESEKQNEIIAKGSKIENNKDLQWTSKEELPAKEHNAHVKGTISAALHIPGREQNHEIQLDLYRSWSCHSIYQNYPDLHIGGDHVGGYMQDSGCIMDHISDELVDGPVLLSGDILLGHSPQNEPLEKTATKSLNGDEGGERSMTLHKQPLSNSVLNNYMDTKVQELYKQFFEENLTRCGSVTNLLTSSLIMNNLNQINLQISQEQTIEKSKAREVLLQSLALFSFHNAASGNSSEFSTPNLQFSNSLSKRKSSRIQFTS comes from the coding sequence ATGTTGGCAGAAGGCATCCTAACTGGAATCAtatacaaagaaagaaaacagaacataGATAAACCCCACAAATGTCACATAAACAGAAAAGATGAAAGGGAACCCTGGAAAGATCACCTTATAGATACACCAGCAATTAAAGATTTTGCTTCAGAATCTGAGAAGCAGAATGAGATCATTGCAAAAGGTAGCAAAATTGAAAACAATAAAGATCTTCAGTGGACATCTAAAGAAGAGCTACCTGCAAAAGAACATAATGCTCATGTTAAAGGAACCATATCTGCAGCTTTACATATACCAGGAAGAgaacaaaatcatgaaatccAGCTGGATTTGTATAGATCTTGGTCATGCCACAGTATTTATCAAAACTATCCTGACTTACATATTGGAGGAGACCATGTAGGAGGCTATATGCAGGATTCAGGTTGCATTATGGACCACATAAGTGATGAACTTGTTGATGGCCCTGTTTTACTGTCAGGAGATATTCTATTGGGTCATTCCCCTCAAAATGAGCCTCTTGAAAAAACAGCTACAAAGTCCTTGAATGGTGATGAAGGTGGAGAAAGGAGTATGACACTCCACAAGCAGCCTCTTTCGAATTCCGTGCTGAACAATTACATGGATACAAAGGTGCAAGAGCTCTATAAACAGTTTTTTGAAGAGAACCTGACCAGGTGTGGTTCTGTAACAAACCTTCTGACTTCCAGTTTGATCATGAATAACCTAAATCAGATAAACCTTCAGATCTCCCAAGAACAGACTATAGAAAAATCTAAAGCTAGAGAAGTGCTCTTACAGTCTCTAGCTTTGTTTAGTTTCCACAATGCTGCCAGTGGAAACAGCTCTGAATTTAGCACTCCAAATTTACAGTTCTCAAACtcactaagcaagagaaagagctCCCGGATACAGTTTACATCATGA
- the LOC144270139 gene encoding SH3 domain-binding glutamic acid-rich-like protein 3: MGTIRVYYTSVTGSRQVKQKQAEVTRILDINKTKYELIDVSLSEQLLQEMRAKAGNPNAIPPQIFNGDDYCGDFEMLYEATENEEVWKFLKMVSIDKPAREEITV; the protein is encoded by the exons ATGGGCACCATTAGGGTCTATTACACGAGCGTCACCGGATCCAGGCAG GTGAAGCAGAAACAGGCAGAAGTTACTCGCATTTTGGACATTAACAAAACAAAGTATGAGTTAATAGATGTATCCCTCAGTGAACAACTGCTTCAAGAGATGAGGGCGAAGGCTGGCAATCCTAATGCAATACCTCCTCAGATATTCAATGGTGATGACTACTGTgga GACTTCGAGATGTTATATgaagcaactgaaaatgaagaAGTTTGGAAGTTTCTGAAGATGGTATCAATAGACAAGCCTGCAAGAGAGGAAATTACTGTCTAA